A stretch of DNA from Candidatus Deferrimicrobiaceae bacterium:
TTCTGTCGCCAGACGATCAGCTTGAGGGTCATCGTTTTATGTTCGTTCTGTCCGCTCATTATTTATAGCTCCTTACCGCGAGTTTGACTTCCTTGAACTCCAGCGGTTCCTTGTGGAGTTCGGGCTCGCTGTCGACCCCCTTGAACTCCCACGCGGCCGAATAGCAGTAGTTTTTATCGTCGCGCTTCGCCTCTCCGTCCTCGTACTGGTATTCCACGCGGAAGTGGCCGCCGCACGACTCGTTGCGGTGGAGGGCGTCGCGGCAGAGCAGCTCGGCGAACTCGAGGAAGTCCGCCGTGCGTCCCGCGTTCTCCAGCTGCTGGTTGATCTCCCCGCCGTTGCCGGTCACCCTCAGGTTCCCCCAGAACTCCTCCCGGATTGCGGGGATCTTCATGATGGCCTCGGTGAGCCCCTCCTTGCTGCGGCCCATCCCGACGTTGTTCCACATGAGGGTGCCGAGCTCGCGCATCAATTCCGTGACCGTCCGCCGGCCGTTGATGGAGAGGAGCTTCTTGGTTGAGGCCTTGACGTCCTCGATCGACTTCCGGCATTCCGCGTGGTCTTCCTTCGCCTTCCCCGGCTTGGTCTGTGCCAGGTAATGGGCGATGGTGTAGGGGATGACGAAGTACCCGTCGGCCAGGCCCTGCATGAGTGCGCTGGCGCCGAGTCGGTTCGCCCCGTGGACGGAGAAATTCGCCTCGCCCAGCACGAAGAGGCCCGGGATGTTGCTCATCAGGTTGTAGTCGACCCACAAACCGCCCATGGCGTAGTGGGGTGCCGGATAGATCCGCATCGGCACCTGGTAGCCGTTTTCTCCGGTGATTCGCTCGTACATCTCGAAGAGGTTTCCGTACCGCTCGCGGATCGTCTCCTCGCCGAGGCGGCCGATCGGGTCGCGGAAGTCGAGATAGACCCCTCGCCCGCCCGGGCCTACGCCGCGGCCTTCGTCGCACTGTTCCTTCGCCGCCCGGGAGGAGATGTCGCGGGGCGCCAGGTTCCCGAAGCTCGGGTATTTCCGCTCCAGGTAGTAGTCGCGGTCCTCCTCGGGGATCTCATGGGGTGGTCGTTTGTCGGTCTCCTTCTTGGGTACCCAGATCCGGCCGTCGTTTCGGAGCGACTCGGACATCAGGGTCAGCTTCGACTGATAGTCCCCCGACTGGGGGATGCAGGTGGGATGGATCTGGGTGTAGCAGGGGTTGGCGAAGAAGGCGCCTTTCTTGTAGGCCTTCCAGGCGGCGGTGACGCTGGCTCCCATCGCCATCGTGGAGAGGTAGAAGACGTTTGCGTAGCCGCCCGTGCACAAAAGGGCCGCGTCGCCCACATGGGTCCGGATCTCGCCGGTGACAAGGTCGCGGACCGTGATTCCCTTCGCCTCCCCGTCCACCACCACCAGGTCGAGCATCTCGGTCCGGGGGAACATCTTCACCGTCCCCGCCTTG
This window harbors:
- a CDS encoding fumarate reductase/succinate dehydrogenase flavoprotein subunit, translated to MNLDGKSPTGPIEKTWDKHRFDMKLVNPANKRKYKILVVGTGLAGASAAASLGELGYNVEAFCYQDSPRRAHSIAAQGGINAAKNYPNDGDSIYRLFYDTVKGGDFRSREADVWRLAQVSSNIIDQCVAQGVPFARDYGGHLDNRSFGGAQVSRTFYARGQTGQQLLLGAYSALSRQIKAGTVKMFPRTEMLDLVVVDGEAKGITVRDLVTGEIRTHVGDAALLCTGGYANVFYLSTMAMGASVTAAWKAYKKGAFFANPCYTQIHPTCIPQSGDYQSKLTLMSESLRNDGRIWVPKKETDKRPPHEIPEEDRDYYLERKYPSFGNLAPRDISSRAAKEQCDEGRGVGPGGRGVYLDFRDPIGRLGEETIRERYGNLFEMYERITGENGYQVPMRIYPAPHYAMGGLWVDYNLMSNIPGLFVLGEANFSVHGANRLGASALMQGLADGYFVIPYTIAHYLAQTKPGKAKEDHAECRKSIEDVKASTKKLLSINGRRTVTELMRELGTLMWNNVGMGRSKEGLTEAIMKIPAIREEFWGNLRVTGNGGEINQQLENAGRTADFLEFAELLCRDALHRNESCGGHFRVEYQYEDGEAKRDDKNYCYSAAWEFKGVDSEPELHKEPLEFKEVKLAVRSYK